A section of the bacterium genome encodes:
- a CDS encoding OmpH family outer membrane protein — translation MSKRYLIIGALSGLMIFTVGAVSAEPAVKIAFVDVSRAFDEYPATQEATKNLNEELAGRKSTIEVKQAEIADLKEKLLAGLLLSDAEKERRRGEIERKTEKLKQYFEESQKYLSEKEQGLTKRLMSKVYETIKEVAEVKKIDIVLDKSAPSFVYGKKELDITEEVISLLKKKESGEGKVKK, via the coding sequence ATGTCTAAAAGATACCTTATTATTGGGGCGCTAAGTGGGTTAATGATTTTTACGGTCGGGGCTGTTTCGGCTGAACCAGCGGTTAAGATTGCCTTTGTCGATGTCTCACGGGCCTTTGATGAGTATCCGGCTACTCAGGAAGCCACCAAGAATCTTAATGAAGAATTGGCTGGGCGGAAGTCGACTATTGAGGTAAAGCAGGCTGAAATAGCCGATCTGAAAGAGAAATTACTGGCCGGTCTTCTTTTGAGTGACGCTGAGAAAGAAAGACGGAGAGGAGAAATCGAACGTAAGACTGAGAAATTAAAGCAGTATTTTGAGGAATCACAGAAGTATCTGTCTGAAAAAGAACAAGGTCTAACCAAACGCTTAATGAGCAAGGTATATGAAACGATCAAGGAGGTAGCCGAGGTCAAAAAAATTGACATTGTTCTGGATAAATCCGCCCCTTCTTTTGTTTACGGCAAAAAGGAACTGGATATAACCGAAGAGGTAATCAGCCTGCTTAAAAAGAAGGAATCAGGGGAGGGTAAAGTTAAAAAATGA
- the lpxD gene encoding UDP-3-O-(3-hydroxymyristoyl)glucosamine N-acyltransferase codes for MSKSLGEIAAAVGGKVVGASDISILGVATIEDAKPGDIVFALNGKYLEAAFSSQASAVIVGQEVTKAPKPVIRTNNPRLAFAKVLELFAPVVRIRPGVHPTAILGEGVNIGEGAAIGACVTVGDKVSIGNGVVIYPQSYVGDEVIIGAGSIIYPRVTLGQRVRLGQRVIIHSGAVIGSDGFGYLEVDGRHQKIPQNGTVVIHDDVEIGANVTIDRATTGATSIGRGTKIDNLVQIAHNVTIGEDCLVVAQTGISGSVKIGDHVTLAGQVGVAGHLSIGSGAVIAAKSGVTKDIEAHQYISGFPAKPHEEEKRIKAAIPRLPQLLKRVKELERKLGSANS; via the coding sequence ATGAGTAAGTCTCTGGGAGAGATAGCTGCGGCCGTGGGAGGAAAGGTGGTCGGAGCCTCGGATATATCTATTCTTGGTGTAGCGACTATTGAAGATGCCAAGCCCGGAGATATCGTCTTCGCCCTGAATGGGAAATATCTGGAGGCGGCCTTTTCTTCCCAGGCTTCAGCGGTAATCGTCGGACAAGAAGTAACCAAAGCGCCCAAGCCTGTTATTCGAACTAATAATCCGAGGTTGGCTTTTGCTAAGGTTCTGGAGCTGTTCGCCCCGGTGGTGCGGATAAGGCCGGGTGTCCATCCCACGGCCATTCTGGGAGAAGGCGTAAATATAGGGGAAGGTGCGGCTATTGGCGCCTGTGTAACGGTGGGTGATAAGGTTAGTATTGGAAATGGGGTCGTTATCTATCCCCAGAGTTATGTAGGAGATGAAGTTATTATCGGAGCGGGAAGTATTATCTATCCCAGGGTGACGTTGGGACAAAGGGTGCGATTAGGCCAAAGGGTGATTATTCACAGCGGAGCGGTTATTGGAAGTGATGGTTTCGGCTATCTGGAGGTAGATGGCCGGCATCAAAAAATCCCTCAGAATGGGACAGTGGTCATTCACGATGATGTGGAAATCGGGGCCAATGTAACCATAGATCGAGCTACTACCGGCGCGACCTCCATCGGCCGCGGCACAAAGATAGATAATTTAGTTCAAATAGCTCATAATGTGACGATTGGGGAGGATTGTCTGGTGGTCGCCCAGACAGGCATTTCCGGAAGTGTCAAGATAGGCGACCACGTTACCCTGGCCGGTCAGGTAGGCGTAGCCGGTCATCTGTCTATTGGCTCCGGAGCGGTTATTGCCGCTAAAAGCGGAGTAACAAAAGATATTGAAGCCCATCAGTATATCTCCGGCTTTCCGGCTAAACCCCACGAAGAGGAAAAGCGAATCAAAGCCGCCATACCTCGATTGCCGCAGCTTCTCAAAAGGGTCAAAGAATTGGAGCGAAAATTGGGGTCCGCTAACTCGTAA
- a CDS encoding HD domain-containing protein has translation MSRYFVNQLTPGSKVNEVFLLCSTQLKDYAKGRFLSLELGDRTGQIGAVMWDGAEQAYQRIEVGDLVRVKGWVGSYNNKPQVTVDSIDKVASENMSDWSDFLPETSKDKETMLAGIREIINSIKTPYLNKLLRLFFEDAHFLKQFKEIPAAKKWHHSYRGGLLEHTLTVVILCDRIADLYPLDKDILLAGAILHDIGKIEEFSTGAVTDYSDEGRLIGHTILGDEMVRGKIDQIPDFPSEPALRLRHMLISHHGEYEFQAPKKPKTPEACLLHFADNLDAHVTGFLQEIDKARADGRSWTDYVKVVERYLYVGSKKKDLR, from the coding sequence ATGAGTCGATATTTTGTCAATCAATTAACCCCAGGCTCAAAGGTCAACGAGGTCTTTCTCCTCTGTAGCACCCAGTTAAAGGACTATGCTAAAGGTCGATTTCTCTCTTTGGAGCTGGGAGATCGAACCGGTCAGATTGGGGCGGTTATGTGGGACGGAGCTGAACAAGCCTATCAGAGGATTGAAGTGGGCGATCTTGTCCGGGTCAAGGGCTGGGTAGGCAGCTACAATAATAAACCCCAGGTGACGGTCGATTCAATAGATAAAGTGGCTTCAGAGAATATGTCTGATTGGTCGGACTTTTTGCCTGAAACCTCGAAAGATAAAGAAACTATGTTAGCCGGTATAAGGGAAATAATAAACAGTATTAAGACTCCCTATTTAAATAAACTTCTCAGGCTCTTCTTCGAAGACGCCCATTTTCTGAAGCAATTTAAAGAAATCCCGGCAGCCAAAAAATGGCATCACTCTTATCGGGGGGGACTTCTGGAGCATACCCTCACCGTAGTAATTCTCTGCGACCGGATTGCTGATCTATATCCTCTGGATAAAGATATCCTTCTGGCCGGGGCAATTCTTCATGATATCGGTAAGATAGAAGAATTCTCTACGGGCGCTGTTACTGACTACTCAGATGAAGGGAGATTGATCGGGCATACCATCCTGGGCGATGAGATGGTGAGAGGAAAAATAGACCAGATTCCTGATTTCCCCTCTGAACCGGCCCTCAGGCTGCGGCATATGCTTATTAGCCATCACGGAGAATATGAATTTCAGGCGCCCAAGAAACCAAAGACCCCGGAGGCGTGTCTGCTCCATTTTGCTGACAACCTTGATGCCCACGTAACCGGATTCCTGCAAGAAATAGATAAGGCCAGGGCTGATGGAAGATCCTGGACAGACTATGTTAAGGTGGTCGAAAGATATCTCTACGTTGGTTCTAAAAAAAAAGATTTGAGATAG
- a CDS encoding ATP-binding cassette domain-containing protein, with protein sequence MIRIENLSKSYNGQLAVNNISFEVKTGEVLGFLGPNGAGKTTTMKIITCFMPPTSGEVYVDDLNICDHSLEIRKKIGYLPEHTALYQDMNVIDYLAYVAELREIPAGKRRGRIREMVDLCGLSEVRPKNIGELSKGFRQRVALAQAMIHDPDILILDEPTIGLDPNQIVEIRGLIKQLGREKTVILSTHILSEVQAVCSRVIIINKGSLVADGTPTELTGNLQGEETVYLELKGTSPDFRPALEGLSGVDEIVEEMPLDGRTVYRIESKKEDLREELFHLAVRQGWTILELRREQTSLEDVFRELTK encoded by the coding sequence ATGATCCGGATAGAAAATCTAAGTAAAAGCTACAATGGCCAATTAGCGGTAAATAACATCTCCTTTGAAGTCAAGACTGGTGAAGTCCTTGGCTTCCTTGGCCCTAACGGCGCGGGGAAGACCACTACTATGAAGATCATCACCTGTTTTATGCCCCCTACTTCAGGGGAGGTGTATGTGGATGATCTGAATATTTGTGACCATTCTCTGGAAATAAGGAAAAAGATAGGTTATCTGCCGGAACATACCGCCCTCTACCAGGACATGAACGTGATTGATTATCTGGCTTATGTGGCCGAGTTAAGAGAAATCCCGGCAGGTAAGAGGCGGGGACGAATACGGGAGATGGTCGACCTCTGCGGGCTTTCCGAGGTGCGTCCCAAGAATATCGGGGAGCTTTCCAAGGGATTCAGACAGCGGGTGGCTTTGGCCCAGGCAATGATCCACGACCCGGACATCCTCATCCTTGATGAGCCTACCATTGGGCTTGACCCCAACCAGATTGTTGAAATTCGAGGGCTAATCAAGCAGCTCGGCCGGGAAAAGACGGTTATCCTCTCTACCCATATCCTTTCCGAGGTTCAAGCCGTATGCAGCCGGGTGATTATCATCAACAAGGGCAGTCTGGTGGCGGATGGAACGCCAACTGAGTTGACGGGTAACCTTCAGGGAGAGGAGACGGTCTATTTGGAATTAAAAGGGACCTCGCCGGATTTCAGACCGGCCCTGGAAGGCCTGTCAGGAGTCGATGAAATTGTTGAAGAAATGCCTTTGGATGGCCGAACCGTTTACCGAATTGAATCAAAAAAGGAAGACCTCAGGGAAGAGCTTTTCCATTTAGCTGTCCGGCAGGGTTGGACCATCCTGGAACTCAGACGGGAACAGACCAGCTTAGAGGATGTCTTTAGGGAGTTAACAAAATAG